A single region of the Marinobacter nanhaiticus D15-8W genome encodes:
- a CDS encoding exopolysaccharide biosynthesis protein, with the protein MTMDLAGDLRNLEQLIDRIDLAAAERSKVKLDDILNEIGYRSFGPIVLLAGLITLAPLIGDIPGVPTLMALLVLLTAGQMLFRRQHIWMPRWIVGRTLPSDKLRKGLAWCRKPAQKIDKVIKPRLTQLINGPGLSVLAIGSVVVALAMPAMEIVPFSANGGGLALVMFGLAMISRDGLLALFAVIVTGGTLAFILNSLL; encoded by the coding sequence ATGACGATGGATTTAGCCGGGGACCTGCGCAACCTTGAACAGTTGATCGACCGTATTGATCTGGCGGCGGCCGAGCGTAGCAAGGTCAAACTGGACGATATCCTGAACGAGATCGGCTATCGCTCCTTCGGCCCCATCGTGCTGCTGGCGGGTTTGATCACCCTGGCGCCGCTGATCGGCGATATCCCCGGTGTACCCACCCTGATGGCCTTGCTGGTGCTGCTTACCGCAGGACAGATGCTGTTCCGGCGTCAACACATCTGGATGCCCCGATGGATCGTCGGGCGCACTTTGCCCAGCGATAAATTGCGCAAGGGGCTGGCGTGGTGTCGCAAGCCGGCGCAGAAAATCGACAAGGTCATCAAGCCGCGCCTGACGCAGCTGATCAACGGCCCGGGCCTGAGCGTGCTGGCGATCGGCTCTGTAGTGGTGGCGCTGGCCATGCCGGCGATGGAGATCGTGCCATTCAGTGCCAACGGCGGCGGCCTGGCGCTGGTGATGTTCGGGCTGGCCATGATCTCCCGCGATGGCCTGCTGGCGCTCTTCGCCGTCATCGTGACCGGCGGCACGCTTGCCTTTATTCTCAACAGCCTGCTCTGA
- a CDS encoding acyltransferase family protein, whose translation MAQNTQRLQALDALRGIAAVGVMLFHFIPYYAELYGHDFTPWGPLDFGRYGVHLFYILSGFVIFMTLERTPTAGWFGLARAFRLLPALWVGILLTSLSVYYLGPADRAVGLTGTLLNFTLLHEYLGFGPVDGAYWSLVVEATFYVWMAILFYGVGSGRRLHGIFWLWVIGSYFGVIFWKQIPGAFEFLIKDLLFVKYAPLFISGMLLYQWHKYGRPPMADRCLLALSMLHCLVAYKAPFNLFVAGCYGVFILAVCGYLNILANRALLWLGGLSYSLYLVHQNIGYGVIGLAYEFGLPGQAGVALAILTAFTLAYAIHRWVEKPALRWFRDRRQDVLERRPNEAEPEQVVTRATADGSALAETSK comes from the coding sequence ATGGCCCAGAACACCCAGCGTCTCCAGGCACTGGATGCCCTGCGCGGAATAGCGGCGGTGGGCGTCATGCTGTTTCACTTCATTCCCTACTACGCCGAACTCTACGGCCATGATTTCACGCCATGGGGGCCGCTGGATTTTGGCCGCTACGGCGTACACCTCTTCTACATCCTCAGCGGCTTCGTGATCTTCATGACGCTGGAGCGCACGCCAACAGCAGGCTGGTTTGGCCTGGCGCGGGCCTTCCGCCTGCTGCCCGCGTTGTGGGTCGGCATTCTGCTGACCAGCCTGTCGGTGTACTACCTCGGGCCGGCGGACCGCGCCGTTGGGCTCACCGGAACGCTGCTGAACTTCACGCTGCTGCACGAGTACCTGGGTTTTGGACCGGTGGACGGGGCCTACTGGAGCCTGGTGGTGGAAGCCACCTTCTACGTATGGATGGCCATCCTGTTCTACGGCGTCGGCAGCGGACGCCGGCTACACGGGATTTTCTGGCTCTGGGTGATCGGCAGCTACTTCGGCGTGATCTTCTGGAAGCAGATCCCCGGGGCCTTCGAATTCCTGATCAAGGACCTGCTGTTCGTGAAGTACGCCCCGCTGTTTATCAGTGGCATGTTGCTCTACCAGTGGCACAAGTATGGCCGGCCGCCAATGGCCGACCGCTGCCTGCTGGCCCTGTCCATGCTGCACTGCCTGGTGGCCTACAAGGCGCCGTTCAACCTGTTCGTGGCGGGCTGCTATGGGGTCTTTATCCTGGCGGTCTGCGGCTACCTCAACATCCTTGCCAACCGCGCTCTGCTATGGCTCGGCGGACTGTCGTACTCGCTCTACCTGGTGCACCAGAATATAGGCTACGGCGTTATCGGCCTGGCCTACGAGTTCGGTCTGCCCGGCCAGGCCGGCGTCGCACTGGCCATCCTGACCGCCTTCACCCTGGCGTATGCGATCCATCGTTGGGTGGAAAAACCGGCACTACGCTGGTTCCGGGATCGTCGGCAAGACGTACTGGAACGGCGCCCCAACGAGGCCGAACCGGAACAGGTGGTTACGCGCGCGACAGCCGACGGGTCCGCGCTGGCCGAAACCTCAAAGTAG
- a CDS encoding DMT family transporter: MSGRTVNSAILLLVIGNAMALISDVFIKLLGSDTPVFQFVFLRCVITLLLLLPLYRQIDGGRLFEGLGIHTLRAHIHLVGISAMVLALGALPLATANAIFYAAPVLVMVFSVLFVGARLDGRSVFAVVSGFVGIVVILRPVEINWMALSALVVAASLAINALLVPQLPDGQSMVHKLFLNYLLVLPAITALMLWENAPWDPAILLNAIGSSVFILGYNITVLLAYRQVQASQVTSAEYTGLIWAVLLGWFWFGETPDLWFLLGSSMIVVPLILIGLRQHRVTRKRAALVGENG, encoded by the coding sequence ATGTCCGGACGCACCGTCAACAGCGCCATCCTGTTGCTGGTTATCGGCAACGCCATGGCGCTGATTTCCGACGTGTTCATCAAGCTGCTGGGCTCGGACACGCCGGTGTTCCAGTTCGTCTTCCTGCGCTGCGTCATCACCCTGTTACTGCTGTTGCCGCTGTACCGCCAAATCGACGGTGGCCGCCTTTTCGAAGGGCTGGGCATCCATACATTGCGCGCTCACATTCACCTGGTGGGCATCAGCGCCATGGTGCTGGCGCTGGGCGCGCTGCCTCTGGCGACCGCAAACGCTATTTTCTACGCCGCGCCGGTATTGGTCATGGTGTTCTCGGTGCTGTTCGTCGGCGCCCGCCTGGACGGCCGCAGTGTCTTCGCGGTGGTCAGTGGGTTTGTAGGTATCGTCGTGATCCTGCGTCCGGTGGAAATAAACTGGATGGCGCTGAGCGCTCTGGTGGTCGCCGCCTCCCTGGCGATCAACGCGCTGCTGGTGCCCCAGTTGCCCGACGGGCAGTCGATGGTGCACAAGCTTTTCCTCAACTACCTGCTGGTACTACCGGCGATTACCGCGTTGATGCTGTGGGAAAATGCGCCGTGGGATCCGGCCATTCTGTTAAACGCTATCGGTTCGTCGGTGTTCATCCTCGGCTACAACATCACCGTGCTGCTGGCTTACCGGCAAGTCCAAGCCAGTCAGGTGACCTCGGCCGAATACACCGGGCTGATCTGGGCCGTGCTACTGGGCTGGTTCTGGTTCGGGGAAACCCCTGACTTGTGGTTCCTGCTGGGCAGCAGCATGATCGTCGTGCCGCTGATCCTGATCGGTCTACGCCAGCATCGGGTGACGCGGAAGCGGGCCGCCCTGGTGGGTGAGAACGGCTAA